The Lusitaniella coriacea LEGE 07157 DNA segment GCGTTCCAGGAGATAAAGCGCGTAGGCTCGCCCGCTCCAAGCTCGTGCATACTTATCGTTGAGGCGAATGGCTTCATCAAAAGTTGCCAAGGCGCGATCGTATTGTTTGGCTTTGAGCAATTCAAAAGCTTCTTTAAGAACTCGCAAAGACTCGTCAGACTCGGTTTGTGCGACTTGCAACTCCCCATTGAAACGCAGGGAACTGACAGAATCTTGCTGTGTCGCCGCGATCGCGGGATGAGCAACAGCGGTCAATAGCGCAAAAGCAGCCGTTAAACTTACGGATTTAAAGGTCACGATTTCTCTCCTCCAGGACGTTCTAGTTCTATCTATGTCTGAGCGGCGAGGAGTTATGCACAAAATTGATGGGACAATTTCTGAATGTCGCGCGATCGCGTTATTTATTCTTTAGCTAGCAAATCTTACCGCCGACTCGCAGCAAAACCCCCCGTGTCACAATAACAAGAATCCTATTAAGTTATTGCAATGTTAAAACGCCCCCACACCACGGTTGTGTTTGCCATTAGTGCCGATGGAAAAATTTCTGATGTTGCGCGATCGCGCGAGATATTTGGCTCGGATGCCGACTACGCTCACCTAGAGCATCAGGTTGCCCTTTCGGATGCAGTCATTGTCGGTGCGGGAACTTTGCGCGCGGGGGGAAGTTCCATGAGAGTCCAAAATTCAGACCTCATCGAAGCGCGAAAACAGCAAGGAAAACCCCCGCAACCCGTGCAAATTGTCTGCTCGAACTCCGGCGCGATCGATCCGGACTTAAAATTTTTCCAGCAACCCATTACCCGATGGTTGATTTCCACCCCTAAAGGTGCGGAAGACTGGCAGAATCGACCGGGTTTCGAGCGCGTGTTAACCTTCGAGACATCCAAGCAAAGCGTCGATCTT contains these protein-coding regions:
- a CDS encoding RibD family protein, producing MLKRPHTTVVFAISADGKISDVARSREIFGSDADYAHLEHQVALSDAVIVGAGTLRAGGSSMRVQNSDLIEARKQQGKPPQPVQIVCSNSGAIDPDLKFFQQPITRWLISTPKGAEDWQNRPGFERVLTFETSKQSVDLPAALEALADSGIERMAVLGGGGFVAALFADGLIDELHLTVCPLIFGGEKAPTPVDGDGLPPDSIPELELLSSKTIGQEIFLHYRVKS